In one Hyphomicrobium sp. 99 genomic region, the following are encoded:
- a CDS encoding DUF763 domain-containing protein, with protein sequence MAQRTGSADLPLHSGHVPAWLSARMAALGAVICQAIVQEYGRDELLARLAHPFWFQSFGSVMGMDWHSSGVTTSVIGALKRGLRPSQDELGVYVCGGRGKQSRQTPQELNEIGERVGIDADELIRTSRLVAKVDSAAIQDGFDLYLHGFFVTREGHWTVVQQGMNTDNRQARRYHWCSQSKSNFIDEPHTAIDGPVQGEIVNLTDRRAEASRSAQLDLLSTLGPDKIVSRLLADSELDAPQEQQLSLPHLSLPDRHEVRSSDVFIRRLHGTLAAAAEQGPKDFPDLLLTPGVGARTVQSLAMVAEVVHGAPYRFQDPARFSLAHGGKDRHPYPVPTKVYDETIRVLKSAVQKAKLGNSETLAALKRLDEQARLLERTADGPTFDDYLAQERANSSSFGGRSVFGWESSPQPLSKARGAA encoded by the coding sequence ATGGCACAACGTACAGGTAGCGCTGATCTTCCGCTTCACAGCGGTCACGTTCCCGCGTGGCTTTCGGCTCGCATGGCCGCGCTCGGTGCGGTCATATGCCAGGCGATCGTGCAAGAATACGGGCGAGACGAATTGTTGGCGCGTCTCGCCCATCCGTTTTGGTTCCAATCGTTCGGCTCCGTGATGGGAATGGACTGGCATTCTTCCGGCGTCACGACGAGCGTCATAGGAGCGTTGAAGCGCGGGTTGCGGCCCTCACAAGACGAACTCGGGGTTTATGTGTGCGGCGGTCGCGGCAAGCAATCGCGTCAGACGCCGCAGGAATTGAACGAAATCGGTGAACGGGTTGGCATCGACGCTGACGAATTGATAAGGACGAGCCGTCTCGTCGCCAAGGTCGACAGCGCCGCCATTCAGGATGGCTTCGACCTTTATCTTCACGGCTTCTTCGTTACCCGTGAAGGCCACTGGACCGTCGTCCAGCAGGGTATGAATACGGATAATCGGCAGGCTCGCCGTTATCATTGGTGTTCGCAGTCGAAGTCGAACTTCATCGATGAGCCACATACCGCGATCGACGGTCCGGTCCAGGGCGAAATCGTCAACCTCACGGATCGTCGGGCGGAGGCATCACGATCTGCGCAACTCGATCTTCTTTCGACGTTAGGTCCCGATAAAATCGTTTCACGGTTGTTGGCGGACTCGGAGCTCGATGCTCCGCAAGAGCAACAGCTCTCCCTGCCGCATCTTTCGCTCCCAGATCGCCACGAGGTTCGCTCGAGCGACGTTTTTATCCGCCGCCTTCATGGAACATTGGCCGCGGCCGCCGAGCAGGGTCCGAAAGATTTTCCCGATTTGCTGCTGACGCCAGGCGTCGGAGCAAGAACGGTTCAATCGCTGGCGATGGTCGCGGAGGTCGTCCACGGTGCCCCCTACCGCTTTCAAGATCCCGCGCGATTTTCGCTGGCGCACGGTGGCAAGGATCGGCACCCTTACCCGGTGCCGACGAAGGTTTACGACGAGACGATCAGGGTTCTGAAGTCCGCCGTCCAGAAGGCCAAGCTCGGAAACAGCGAGACGCTCGCCGCGCTTAAGAGATTGGATGAGCAGGCGCGGCTGCTGGAACGCACGGCCGATGGGCCGACCTTTGACGACTACCTCGCTCAGGAACGAGCAAATTCATCATCCTTTGGCGGCCGCTCGGTTTTTGGATGGGAGAGTTCCCCGCAACCGTTGTCAAAGGCCCGCGGCGCCGCTTAG
- a CDS encoding NUDIX hydrolase: MTILQVGALPLRKTREGLEVLLVSSRETGRWVIPKGWPSKRLSDPKAAAREAKQEAGVTGKIASLPIGSYRYRKQMPDETRVLTVACYILWVKKERKTWREQGQRTRVWFSQDEAIKKVREPGLKALIAGLETPRKR; the protein is encoded by the coding sequence ATGACAATTCTACAGGTTGGTGCCCTGCCCCTTCGGAAAACGCGCGAGGGACTGGAGGTCCTTCTCGTATCCTCTCGAGAAACGGGACGATGGGTCATCCCGAAAGGATGGCCTTCAAAGCGGCTCAGCGATCCTAAAGCGGCAGCGCGAGAGGCGAAACAGGAAGCCGGGGTGACCGGCAAAATCGCCAGTCTGCCGATTGGCAGTTATCGCTACCGGAAGCAAATGCCGGATGAAACGCGCGTGCTTACCGTCGCCTGCTACATTCTTTGGGTGAAGAAGGAACGGAAGACCTGGCGCGAGCAGGGCCAACGAACGCGTGTTTGGTTTTCTCAGGACGAGGCCATCAAGAAGGTGCGGGAGCCTGGGCTGAAAGCACTCATCGCCGGTCTCGAAACGCCACGCAAACGCTAA
- a CDS encoding 2TM domain-containing protein, protein MDKLLQNKGFRIHLLAYVLVNALLAIINFLNPQTIWFYWVLIGWGIGLAAHAYSVWRAPSRPVRPVRPIRR, encoded by the coding sequence ATGGACAAACTGCTCCAAAACAAAGGCTTCAGGATTCACTTGCTGGCTTACGTCCTCGTCAATGCACTTCTTGCGATAATAAATTTTTTGAACCCGCAGACGATCTGGTTCTACTGGGTGCTCATCGGCTGGGGCATCGGCCTCGCAGCTCATGCCTATTCCGTATGGCGCGCGCCATCTCGCCCGGTGAGACCCGTGCGGCCCATTCGTAGGTGA